A single genomic interval of Nerophis ophidion isolate RoL-2023_Sa linkage group LG11, RoL_Noph_v1.0, whole genome shotgun sequence harbors:
- the ube2s gene encoding ubiquitin-conjugating enzyme E2 S has product MNSNVENLPPHVLRLVYKEVSALVADPPEGIKIYPSDEDITELHTAIEGPEGTPFAGGVFRMRLVLGKDFPAVPPKGYFLTKIFHPNVGHKGEICVNVLKRDWKAELGLRHVLLTIKCLLIHPNPESALNEEAGRLLLEDYAEYEARARLLTEIHAMAGPGDLPGAAQDPHDSPQPKKHAGDLAKRAGGGAPAVPAALGNGASGPSVSVSSSTSSSSVAVKKKADKKRALRRL; this is encoded by the exons ATG AACTCCAATGTGGAGAATCTACCCCCCCACGTGCTACGCTTGGTCTACAAAGAGGTTTCAGCTTTAGTGGCAGACCCACCAGAGGGCATAAAGATCTATCCCAGCGATGAGGACATAACAGAACTGCACACAGCCATCGAAGGGCCAG AGGGAACTCCGTTTGCCGGCGGCGTTTTCCGAATGCGCCTGGTCCTGGGCAAGGACTTCCCCGCCGTGCCGCCCAAGGGCTACTTCCTCACCAAGATTTTCCACCCCAACGTCGGCCACAAAGGAGAAATCTGCGTCAACGTCCTGAAGAGGGACTGGAAGGCGGAGCTTGGCCTCCGACACGTCTTACTG ACTATCAAGTGTCTTCTCATCCATCCCAACCCGGAGTCGGCCCTCAACGAGGAGGCGGGGCGCCTGCTCCTGGAGGACTATGCGGAGTACGAGGCCCGCGCCCGTCTGCTCACAGAGATACACGCCATGGCGGGGCCCGGCGACCTCCCGGGGGCCGCCCAGGACCCCCATGACAGCCCCCAGCCCAAGAAGCACGCGGGGGACCTCGCCAAGAGGGCGGGAGGCGGGGCGCCCGCGGTGCCCGCCGCCCTCGGGAACGGCGCCAGCGGGCCCAGCGTGAGCGTCAGCAGCAGCACGTCCAGCAGCAGCGTGGCCGTGAAGAAGAAAGCGGATAAAAAGCGAGCGTTGAGGCGACTTTAA